The following proteins are encoded in a genomic region of Periophthalmus magnuspinnatus isolate fPerMag1 chromosome 23, fPerMag1.2.pri, whole genome shotgun sequence:
- the pnx gene encoding homeobox protein pnx gives MQTVKDACAHRTSFSVEDILDPRKFTRRRPDQDAALEMAELQTPKENQEPKACMVHASSDDSSSPDEEEDQDPKNTKIKTKSRRNRTAFTLEQLEILEHSFQRCHYLSVLDRHNIATHLHLSETQVKIWFQNRRTKWKKERQHGKEGEDEYSAFMPNSSTFHPSTFYSSVPYNTPYRQQRTAVHVFAPSPLVTYSYY, from the exons ATGCAGACCGTGAAAGACGCGTGTGCGCACAGGACGTCCTTCTCCGTGGAGGACATCCTCGACCCGAGGAAATTCACGCGCAGAAGGCCGGATCAAGACGCTGCTTTGGAGATGGCAG AACTTCAAACTCCAAAAGAGAACCAAGAGCCCAAGGCCTGTATGGTCCATGCCTCTTCAGATGACAGCAGCAGCCCTGACGAGGAGGAGGACCAAgatccaaaaaacacaaaaataaagaccAAGAGCCGCCGTAACCGCACTGCGTTCACGTTGGAGCAGCTTGAGATCCTGGAGCACAGTTTTCAGAGGTGCCACTATTTGTCAGTGCTGGACAGACACAACATCGCCACTCACCTGCACCTATCTGAGACACAAGTGAAGATTTGGTTCCAAAATAGGCGTACGAAGtggaagaaagagaggcagCATGGcaaggagggagaggacgaaTACAGTGCCTTCATGCCAAACTCTTCCACCTTTCATCCATCAACATTCTACAGCTCTGTGCCCTATAACACACCGTACCGTCAGCAACGTACTGCAGTCCACGTGTTTGCACCCTCACCTTTGGTGACCTACTCCTATTACTAA